From Panthera uncia isolate 11264 chromosome X, Puncia_PCG_1.0, whole genome shotgun sequence, the proteins below share one genomic window:
- the CHM gene encoding rab proteins geranylgeranyltransferase component A 1 encodes MCVGRNSKYYFFLKTDLVHLTCTSSKTAREDLEPVVQKLFTPYTETEIENEEDEKPRLLWALYFNMRDSSDVSRNSYNDLPSNIYVCSGPDCGLGNDNAVKQAETLFQQICPNEDFCPPPPNPEDIVIDGDSLQSEASESSFIPEANSETPQESRSLGNPEQSSQ; translated from the exons ATGTGTGTAGGCAGgaactcaaaatattatttttttttaaaaacagatttggtTCATTTGACTTGTACATCTTCTAAAACAGCAAGAGAAGATTTAGAACCAGTTGTGCAGAAATTGTTTACTCCATATACCGAAACGGAGATAG aaaatgaagaagatgagAAACCAAGACTTTTGTGGGCTCTTTACTTCAATATGAGAGATTCTTCAGATGTCAGCAGGAACTCTTATAATGATTTACCATCCAACATTTATGTCTGCTCTGGCCCAGACTGTGGTTTAGGAAATGATAATGCGGTCAAACAG GCTGAAACACTTTTCCAGCAAATCTGCCCCAACGAAGACTTCTGTCCACCCCCACCAAATCCTGAAGACATTGTCATTGATGGGGACAGTTTACAATCAGAGGCTTCAGAATCTAGTTTCATACCAGAAGCGAACTCAGAGACTCCCCAGGAAAGCAGAAGTCTGGGAAACCCAGAGCAGTCCTCTCAATAA